The Vicia villosa cultivar HV-30 ecotype Madison, WI linkage group LG1, Vvil1.0, whole genome shotgun sequence genome includes a region encoding these proteins:
- the LOC131615217 gene encoding uncharacterized protein LOC131615217 — translation MGNQISFRPSDSRGKVVFLDGSVHEFDEQITAAELMMDHPQKVVVEFHSAVNQKRPAPLPADKKLEMNKIYLMLPVKQGKAVGLSGEETRRVLLMVNSVLHSNYVLCSSKFLPWFSSFCHSSEIVEPRRKEEVEEEEKGVRCGFSENLPEILEGRPDYLNRQISGKGWKPSLDTIKEKSIEKKHSHWLFLKSF, via the coding sequence ATGGGAAACCAAATCTCATTTCGACCTTCAGATTCAAGAGGTAAAGTTGTTTTCTTAGATGGTTCGGTTCATGAGTTTGACGAACAGATAACCGCGGCCGAGCTAATGATGGATCATCCACAGAAAGTAGTAGTTGAGTTTCATTCAGCTGTGAATCAGAAGAGGCCAGCACCATTGCCTGCTGACAAGAAGCTAGAGATGAATAAGATATATCTGATGCTTCCGGTGAAGCAAGGGAAGGCTGTTGGTTTGAGCGGCGAAGAAACTCGGCGTGTTTTGTTGATGGTTAATTCTGTTTTGCATTCTAATTATGTTTTGTGTTCTTCTAAGTTTCTTCCTTGGTTTAGTAGTTTTTGTCATAGTAGTGAAATTGTGGAGCCAAGGAGAAAGGAGGAGGTGGAGGAGGAGGAGAAGGGAGTGAGATGCGGTTTTTCGGAGAATTTGCCGGAAATATTGGAAGGGAGGCCGGATTATTTGAATAGGCAGATTTCAGGGAAAGGGTGGAAGCCTAGTTTGGATACTATTAAGGAGAAGAGTATTGAGAAAAAACATAGTCATTGGTTGTTTCTCAAGAGTTTTTAG